The Pseudoalteromonas spongiae UST010723-006 genome window below encodes:
- a CDS encoding ABC transporter ATP-binding protein codes for MLEVKNLYREYGSGETRVTALNDVSITIDEGEFVAIMGSSGSGKSTLMNILGCLDTPTKGEYFLSKQSIQDMCDEDLSRIRNQRIGFIFQTFHLLTRLTALENVTLPLRYSDISPEHAKQKGLAMLAKVGLDHRAGHKPNEMSGGQRQRVAIARALVNEPKVIFADEPTGNLDSKTSHEIMSLLCDLHAQGHTIVMVTHEEDIAEYAKRIIRMKDGVKIEDSVQ; via the coding sequence GTGCTTGAAGTGAAGAACCTGTATCGCGAGTACGGCAGTGGAGAAACGCGCGTTACCGCGTTAAACGATGTCTCTATCACCATCGACGAAGGGGAGTTTGTCGCCATTATGGGTTCGTCGGGCTCAGGTAAATCAACGCTAATGAATATTTTGGGTTGTTTAGATACGCCAACTAAAGGCGAGTATTTTTTGTCTAAACAATCAATTCAAGATATGTGCGATGAAGACTTATCAAGAATCCGTAACCAGCGTATTGGCTTTATTTTTCAAACCTTTCATTTGTTAACCCGTTTAACTGCGCTTGAAAATGTTACTTTGCCGCTTAGGTACAGTGATATATCGCCAGAACATGCAAAACAAAAAGGGTTAGCCATGCTTGCCAAGGTGGGGCTTGATCACAGGGCAGGGCATAAGCCAAATGAAATGTCCGGTGGGCAAAGGCAACGTGTGGCAATAGCCAGAGCCTTAGTTAATGAGCCTAAAGTGATTTTTGCCGATGAACCAACCGGTAACCTAGACAGCAAAACATCCCACGAAATTATGTCACTGTTATGTGACCTGCACGCTCAAGGCCACACCATTGTGATGGTGACCCACGAAGAAGATATTGCCGAGTACGCTAAGCGCATTATTCGCATGAAAGATGGTGTGAAAATAGAGGATAGCGTTCAATGA
- the def gene encoding peptide deformylase, which produces MAVLEILKAPNEKLKVNAEKVADVASVQTLIDDMLDTMYHTDDGIGLAATQVGRSEAIIIIDISEQRDAPLILINPEVVSGNHKEMGQEGCLSVPGYYADVERYTEVTVKGLDRTGKEVTIESDDFLAIVLQHEIDHLKGKLFIDYLSPLKQKMALKKVKKTIKSVA; this is translated from the coding sequence ATGGCCGTTTTAGAAATACTAAAAGCTCCAAACGAGAAATTAAAAGTTAACGCCGAAAAGGTAGCCGATGTTGCAAGCGTGCAAACTTTAATTGATGACATGCTAGATACCATGTATCACACCGACGATGGCATTGGGCTTGCCGCGACACAAGTAGGCAGAAGCGAAGCCATTATCATTATTGATATTTCTGAGCAACGAGATGCACCACTCATTCTAATTAACCCAGAGGTTGTAAGTGGTAACCACAAAGAAATGGGGCAAGAAGGCTGTTTATCAGTTCCTGGTTACTACGCAGACGTAGAGCGTTATACCGAAGTAACCGTTAAAGGTTTAGACCGCACAGGCAAAGAAGTAACCATTGAAAGTGATGATTTTCTTGCCATTGTATTGCAACATGAAATCGATCATTTAAAAGGTAAGTTGTTTATTGACTACCTTTCGCCTTTAAAGCAAAAAATGGCACTTAAAAAGGTCAAAAAAACAATTAAGTCAGTTGCTTGA
- a CDS encoding GNAT family N-acetyltransferase, with translation MIAQLTHSNSDIASHIYAVFQTSYKIEAALIGTDNFPPLSRTPQDIANSNTLFYGFYEGDSLAGVIEITYQDNLLEIDSLTVAPEHFRKGIAGKLMEYVLNAFDFTKAIVETALVTAPAIRLYQKHGFNEFKRFTPSHGIKKVALVKQQ, from the coding sequence ATGATAGCTCAACTTACCCATTCAAATAGCGATATTGCTTCGCACATTTACGCTGTGTTTCAAACTTCTTATAAAATTGAAGCTGCACTAATTGGCACTGATAATTTTCCACCGCTATCGCGCACGCCACAGGATATAGCAAACTCCAACACCTTGTTTTATGGTTTTTATGAAGGTGACAGCCTTGCAGGTGTTATCGAAATCACATACCAAGACAACCTATTAGAAATAGACAGTTTAACCGTAGCGCCAGAGCATTTTCGTAAAGGCATTGCAGGAAAACTGATGGAGTATGTGTTAAATGCGTTTGATTTTACCAAAGCTATTGTTGAAACCGCGCTAGTCACCGCGCCTGCTATTCGTTTATACCAAAAACACGGTTTTAACGAGTTTAAGCGTTTTACACCCAGCCATGGCATTAAAAAAGTGGCGTTAGTAAAACAACAATAA
- a CDS encoding SRPBCC family protein, which yields MQINVSTEINCAKEQVWQAITDIDNCKNMIDAIIDLTVLERPETGLVGLKWTETREMFGKEASETMWITEAVEGQYYCTRAENCGAVYLTKMAVTETDGITRLSMSFSGQSMTFIGKLISGIMGLLMKKSLVKMLEKDLQDIKQHLENKNKKG from the coding sequence ATGCAAATTAATGTTTCAACAGAAATAAATTGCGCGAAAGAGCAGGTATGGCAAGCAATCACCGACATCGACAACTGTAAAAATATGATTGATGCAATCATTGACTTAACAGTATTAGAGCGGCCAGAAACTGGGTTAGTAGGCTTAAAGTGGACAGAAACCCGCGAGATGTTTGGCAAAGAAGCAAGCGAAACCATGTGGATAACCGAAGCAGTAGAAGGCCAATATTATTGCACCCGCGCTGAAAACTGTGGTGCGGTATACCTGACTAAAATGGCAGTAACAGAAACTGACGGGATCACCCGTTTGTCCATGTCGTTTTCTGGTCAATCAATGACATTTATTGGTAAGCTAATCTCGGGAATTATGGGTTTATTAATGAAAAAATCGTTAGTAAAAATGCTCGAGAAAGACCTGCAAGATATAAAACAACACCTCGAAAATAAAAACAAAAAGGGTTAG
- a CDS encoding efflux RND transporter periplasmic adaptor subunit: protein MNKFKLGLVASLIAFSLTGCGDDEFDYHTIEKTSLQLAVQANGELESAQQSLIAPPSISRMWQYKVKFLAPENKQVKKGEMVASFDDKPVRDRLIEKTSEYDRAVKELENQKAQEIKNQEELKLALAEAQMNYDIAKRKADINDDSMSDNDKRKAQIDFTIAQNDLELAKKKLTFQEETKALNIRLAKGKAERLKAEVDALEHDIEKLKVKAPMDGIVMYYTDASGEKPTVGESVQFGQPVIELAVIEDMQVKAQIDEADFGRIALNQNVKVTIDGSEPIITSGKITSIGSAFREKSPQDKRRIVDTLIKLDNINAAAMRPGLTARVEIATDKIDDVLIVPVSALHSDQSSAYVIEKNGDKTPVTVGNISNGFAVIKSGIEQGEVVRL, encoded by the coding sequence ATGAATAAGTTTAAGCTTGGCTTAGTTGCAAGCCTAATCGCGTTTTCGCTAACTGGTTGTGGCGATGATGAATTTGATTATCACACCATTGAAAAAACCAGCTTACAATTGGCTGTGCAAGCCAATGGCGAATTAGAGTCGGCACAGCAATCGCTTATTGCACCGCCGTCTATTTCGCGTATGTGGCAATACAAGGTGAAGTTTTTAGCGCCTGAGAATAAACAAGTTAAAAAAGGCGAAATGGTTGCGTCTTTTGATGATAAACCCGTGCGCGACCGATTAATTGAAAAAACCAGCGAATATGACCGCGCGGTAAAAGAGCTCGAAAACCAAAAAGCGCAAGAGATTAAAAACCAAGAAGAGTTAAAACTCGCCCTTGCCGAAGCGCAAATGAATTACGATATTGCCAAGCGTAAGGCCGATATTAACGATGATTCGATGTCGGATAACGATAAACGTAAGGCACAGATTGATTTTACCATTGCGCAAAATGATCTTGAGCTAGCTAAGAAAAAACTGACATTTCAAGAAGAAACTAAAGCGCTCAATATTCGGTTAGCTAAAGGTAAAGCCGAGCGCTTAAAAGCAGAAGTTGATGCCCTAGAACACGACATTGAAAAGCTGAAAGTAAAAGCTCCTATGGATGGCATTGTAATGTATTACACCGACGCCAGTGGTGAAAAGCCAACGGTAGGTGAAAGTGTGCAATTTGGCCAACCAGTAATTGAATTAGCGGTAATCGAAGATATGCAGGTAAAAGCGCAAATTGACGAAGCTGACTTTGGCCGCATTGCACTTAATCAGAATGTTAAAGTGACCATTGATGGCTCTGAGCCGATTATTACATCGGGCAAAATAACCAGTATTGGCAGTGCGTTTCGTGAAAAATCGCCGCAAGATAAACGCCGAATCGTCGACACCTTAATTAAACTCGATAATATTAATGCAGCTGCGATGCGCCCAGGGTTAACCGCCCGCGTAGAAATAGCGACCGATAAAATTGATGATGTATTGATAGTGCCTGTAAGCGCATTGCATAGCGACCAATCAAGCGCGTATGTAATTGAAAAAAATGGTGATAAAACCCCAGTTACGGTAGGTAATATTAGTAATGGTTTTGCGGTAATAAAAAGTGGCATTGAGCAAGGAGAGGTAGTGCGTTTATGA
- the iadA gene encoding beta-aspartyl-peptidase: MLTLIKQAECYSPKRLGKQDVLIAGTKIIAIEADINLDTNVACEVIDGSDLIVAPGFVDSLVHISGGGGEAGFASRTPEMNLTDATIAGITTVVGALGTDDVSRTHSDLIAKAKGLKQEGLNAFCHTGSYHLPAKTLGESISHDIMYVDEVIGLGEVAISDHRGRQITTQQLAEVAAEARTAGLLSGKRGTVSIHVGSGKTHVNLLHDVANNTDIPHSQFYPTHMNRNAELLTAGIEFCRAGGTIDFTTSTTEYDLANGELAAAEALAYCLDKGVNVAQLTMSSDGHASLPIYNEQNELVGFEVGTELSLLSSFQQAVKQFNVPIEKALSAITINPARILGLNKGELKQNGDADVVLLRQSDLTVHSLWCNGKKMIEDSQIVANGFFNSAT; the protein is encoded by the coding sequence ATGTTAACTCTAATTAAGCAGGCCGAGTGTTATTCCCCTAAAAGACTCGGCAAACAAGACGTGCTTATTGCAGGCACAAAAATTATTGCAATCGAAGCTGACATTAACCTTGATACCAATGTTGCGTGTGAGGTGATTGATGGCAGCGATTTAATTGTAGCGCCTGGCTTTGTTGATTCTCTGGTGCACATTAGTGGCGGCGGTGGCGAAGCGGGTTTTGCCAGCCGCACACCAGAAATGAACTTAACGGATGCCACCATCGCAGGCATTACAACGGTGGTTGGTGCGCTTGGTACCGATGATGTTAGCCGCACTCACAGCGACTTAATCGCCAAAGCAAAAGGGTTAAAGCAAGAAGGCTTAAACGCTTTTTGTCATACTGGTTCGTATCATTTACCCGCAAAAACACTGGGCGAAAGCATTAGCCACGACATTATGTATGTGGATGAAGTGATTGGTTTGGGTGAAGTAGCCATTAGCGATCATCGCGGTCGCCAAATTACTACGCAGCAACTCGCTGAAGTTGCCGCCGAAGCCAGAACTGCAGGCCTTTTAAGTGGTAAACGCGGCACCGTATCGATTCATGTTGGGTCGGGCAAAACGCATGTTAATTTGCTTCATGATGTGGCCAATAACACGGATATTCCGCACTCGCAGTTTTACCCAACACATATGAACCGTAATGCAGAGCTATTAACTGCGGGCATTGAATTTTGCCGTGCGGGTGGCACCATCGACTTTACGACCAGCACTACCGAATACGATTTGGCTAATGGCGAGCTTGCCGCGGCCGAAGCCCTTGCGTATTGCTTAGATAAAGGGGTGAATGTCGCGCAGCTCACCATGAGTTCAGACGGTCACGCGAGTTTACCAATTTATAATGAGCAAAATGAGCTAGTCGGTTTTGAAGTGGGTACTGAGCTGTCATTGCTAAGTTCATTTCAGCAGGCGGTAAAACAGTTTAATGTGCCGATTGAAAAGGCATTAAGCGCAATTACGATAAACCCCGCGCGCATTCTTGGCCTGAATAAGGGCGAGCTTAAGCAAAACGGTGATGCCGATGTGGTGCTGCTCCGTCAATCAGATTTAACCGTGCACAGCCTATGGTGCAATGGCAAAAAAATGATTGAAGACAGCCAAATCGTTGCGAATGGATTTTTTAATAGCGCAACCTGA
- a CDS encoding HlyD family secretion protein, translating into MKTLKLSALPLMLASALFTKQVFASQNIFITGEIKASDSQTFFAPQSDTWRIQVEWMLPEGEVAKPGDVVVVFEGGSIASTIEQDEVSLNTAQDELKRQQNKGKQAILEAEFALARADLLLEKAKIDAAVPKSHVSAFDYEENQLKLEQAVIQKHKAKASLAEAKTTAQVNIRKQEIEIEHLQINLKENRERLQNLTHKATNQGPILYGNHPWYGTKLFSGVTAQPGWKIAEIPAMTGLYLEAWVHEIDYKHLKQEQTMSLKLDAYQDTPLTAKLSDISTQPEERKEWGKDAYYRAKFTFDDTQQLKILPGMTGRVVVQGGSNE; encoded by the coding sequence ATGAAAACACTTAAACTTAGCGCGCTGCCATTGATGCTTGCAAGCGCGCTTTTTACAAAGCAGGTGTTTGCATCGCAAAATATTTTTATTACTGGGGAAATAAAAGCGAGCGACAGCCAAACCTTTTTTGCACCGCAAAGTGATACATGGCGCATTCAAGTTGAATGGATGTTACCCGAGGGCGAAGTTGCCAAACCCGGTGATGTGGTTGTGGTATTTGAAGGCGGCTCAATTGCCAGCACCATTGAGCAAGACGAAGTAAGCCTTAATACCGCACAAGATGAATTAAAACGCCAACAAAACAAGGGAAAACAAGCCATTTTAGAAGCCGAATTTGCGCTTGCCCGTGCTGATTTGTTACTTGAAAAAGCCAAAATTGATGCGGCTGTACCTAAAAGCCATGTAAGTGCGTTTGATTATGAAGAAAACCAGCTAAAACTTGAGCAAGCGGTAATTCAAAAACACAAAGCTAAAGCAAGCCTAGCAGAGGCTAAAACTACGGCGCAGGTAAACATTCGCAAGCAAGAAATCGAAATAGAACATTTGCAAATTAACTTAAAAGAAAACCGCGAACGTTTGCAAAATCTTACCCATAAAGCCACCAATCAAGGCCCCATTTTGTATGGTAATCACCCTTGGTATGGCACTAAATTGTTTTCAGGGGTTACTGCACAACCGGGTTGGAAAATTGCTGAAATTCCAGCAATGACCGGTCTTTATTTAGAAGCTTGGGTGCACGAAATTGATTATAAGCACTTAAAGCAAGAGCAAACAATGTCGCTTAAGCTTGATGCGTATCAAGATACGCCACTTACTGCAAAATTAAGCGATATTTCAACACAACCGGAAGAGCGTAAAGAATGGGGTAAAGATGCTTACTATCGCGCTAAGTTTACGTTTGATGATACACAGCAGTTAAAAATCTTACCGGGTATGACGGGGCGCGTTGTGGTGCAAGGAGGCAGTAATGAATAA
- a CDS encoding lactoylglutathione lyase: MDVIDIKTFIPSKDYEVSLSFYAEIGFNSEYVSDDLTLFENGDCLFFLQRFYNEDLAKNFMLQICVADIYDAFELCSNSKYKTKISPIQQMPWGKVFYLWGPSGELLHITQLGS; encoded by the coding sequence ATGGATGTTATCGATATAAAAACATTTATCCCGAGTAAGGACTACGAGGTCTCTTTATCTTTTTATGCTGAAATTGGCTTTAATTCTGAATATGTGAGCGATGATCTTACGCTTTTTGAAAATGGCGATTGTCTTTTCTTCTTGCAGCGCTTTTACAACGAAGATTTAGCAAAAAACTTTATGTTGCAAATTTGCGTTGCAGATATCTATGATGCGTTTGAGTTATGTAGCAACTCAAAATACAAAACTAAAATCTCACCAATCCAACAAATGCCTTGGGGCAAAGTATTTTATCTTTGGGGACCTTCGGGCGAACTTTTGCATATTACCCAGTTAGGCAGTTAA
- the yfcC gene encoding putative basic amino acid antiporter YfcC, whose protein sequence is MKQQFKMPDAFVILLVIAGLCYLVSFFVLPGKFDGISQGATVSLAQFSQAVSPQPAALFATNGDAGLLNILFEGLVSGDRNGAAIGVIAFILITGGAFGVLMHTKAIDNGIMALISSTTRIDWLFIPSLFITFALGGAIFGMGEEAIAFCIVLFPIMKKLGYNAQVTVLVTYVATQIGFAASPMNPFSIAIAQSIAGLPVFSGAELRTAIAAVFIFVGMVFTVRYAASIRNIEQLPENTAQAALTNTDKLLLVTFLAVIVWVIYGVTAKGYYIPELATQFFVLGLVVAIVAKLGNRQSIEESVAAFKHGSAELLPAALLVGLAKGLVLLLGGGDLAEYSLLNTLLYYAASFISHVPDVIAAWFMYLFQSVFNFFVSSGSGQAAITMPIMAPLADLIGVSRQTAVLAFQLGDGLTNIIIPTSASLIGCLGVVKLSWNEWAQFIWRFMLFLFSLASAVVIVAHLINYQ, encoded by the coding sequence ATGAAACAACAATTTAAAATGCCTGATGCGTTCGTTATTTTGTTAGTGATCGCAGGGCTTTGCTATCTCGTGTCTTTCTTTGTATTGCCGGGTAAATTCGACGGTATCAGCCAAGGTGCTACCGTATCACTGGCGCAATTTAGTCAAGCGGTAAGCCCTCAGCCAGCGGCGCTGTTTGCAACGAACGGTGATGCAGGCCTACTTAATATTCTTTTTGAAGGCCTAGTCAGCGGTGATAGAAATGGCGCAGCAATTGGCGTAATTGCGTTTATTTTAATTACTGGTGGTGCATTTGGTGTGCTAATGCATACCAAAGCCATTGATAACGGCATTATGGCGCTTATTAGCTCTACTACCCGTATTGATTGGCTGTTTATACCTAGTTTGTTTATCACCTTTGCGTTAGGCGGCGCTATTTTTGGTATGGGTGAAGAGGCCATTGCATTTTGTATTGTGCTCTTTCCGATCATGAAAAAGCTTGGTTATAACGCGCAAGTAACTGTGCTGGTGACGTATGTGGCAACGCAAATTGGTTTTGCGGCGTCACCTATGAACCCGTTTAGTATTGCCATTGCGCAAAGTATTGCAGGCTTACCTGTCTTTTCAGGTGCAGAGTTGCGTACCGCCATTGCGGCAGTGTTTATTTTTGTTGGCATGGTATTTACCGTGCGCTACGCAGCGAGCATTCGTAACATTGAACAATTGCCTGAAAATACCGCGCAAGCTGCGCTCACCAATACCGACAAGCTACTGTTAGTGACCTTTTTAGCAGTGATTGTTTGGGTGATTTATGGTGTTACGGCAAAAGGCTATTACATTCCCGAACTTGCTACCCAGTTTTTTGTTTTGGGTTTAGTTGTGGCGATTGTTGCCAAGCTTGGCAACAGGCAGAGCATTGAAGAGTCGGTGGCCGCGTTTAAACATGGCAGTGCCGAACTACTGCCAGCTGCGCTATTAGTTGGCCTTGCAAAAGGTTTAGTGCTATTGCTAGGCGGTGGCGATTTAGCCGAGTACTCATTACTCAATACGCTACTTTATTATGCGGCGTCGTTTATCTCGCATGTGCCCGATGTGATAGCTGCTTGGTTTATGTATTTATTCCAATCAGTGTTTAACTTTTTTGTCTCATCGGGTTCAGGTCAAGCCGCGATAACTATGCCAATTATGGCGCCACTTGCTGACTTAATTGGCGTATCGCGTCAAACAGCGGTGCTGGCATTTCAGCTAGGTGATGGCCTAACCAATATTATTATCCCAACGTCAGCGAGTTTGATTGGCTGTTTAGGCGTTGTAAAACTTTCATGGAACGAATGGGCGCAATTCATTTGGCGCTTTATGTTGTTTTTATTCTCTTTAGCAAGCGCAGTGGTCATTGTTGCGCATCTTATAAATTATCAATAA
- a CDS encoding dihydrodipicolinate synthase family protein codes for MQTNSTDWRYTVMPAVFTWLKETETGALEIDLVATQKYAADILRVEGKAGTRMGGLVGSGTLGENSYLSAEQRLSLLSALSEVAKEFNVPLISGATAETKEALATIVKELATVGVDTVMVMPPKTQEAPSDDEMYAYYALAADAAREAGITIMPYNNPDAAGYHALSTDILRKLAALPEVTALKISTTDVSVIETLMLENKDAKILAGVDTVTVHAGLAGACGGITGVGCIFPKASVTMQEYVNDGNWAEANKISQAMNSISYLDAQPLLLEYLKFAFGIHHNDEQGGLRTLGNKLTAAQIDDVRARYQLAKARLEALGLAE; via the coding sequence ATGCAAACAAATAGTACAGATTGGCGTTATACGGTTATGCCTGCCGTGTTTACATGGTTAAAAGAGACTGAAACAGGCGCACTTGAAATTGACCTAGTTGCAACTCAAAAGTACGCAGCCGATATTTTACGTGTTGAAGGTAAAGCTGGCACACGCATGGGTGGGCTTGTTGGTTCGGGCACGCTGGGTGAAAACAGCTACCTAAGCGCTGAGCAGCGTCTTTCTCTACTAAGTGCGCTTTCTGAGGTTGCTAAAGAATTTAACGTACCTTTAATTAGTGGTGCTACGGCAGAAACCAAAGAAGCGCTTGCAACTATTGTAAAAGAGTTGGCAACAGTTGGTGTAGATACGGTAATGGTAATGCCACCAAAAACCCAAGAAGCGCCTTCTGATGATGAAATGTATGCTTACTACGCCCTTGCTGCTGATGCAGCTCGTGAAGCGGGCATCACAATTATGCCTTACAACAACCCAGATGCAGCGGGTTACCATGCGCTTTCAACCGATATATTAAGAAAGCTTGCAGCGCTACCAGAAGTAACGGCACTTAAAATCTCAACAACGGACGTATCAGTTATTGAAACACTGATGCTAGAAAACAAAGATGCAAAAATCTTAGCAGGTGTAGACACAGTAACCGTTCACGCAGGCCTTGCTGGCGCATGTGGCGGTATTACAGGTGTAGGGTGTATCTTCCCGAAAGCAAGTGTAACCATGCAAGAGTATGTAAATGACGGTAATTGGGCTGAAGCGAATAAAATCTCGCAAGCAATGAACTCAATTTCTTACCTTGATGCACAGCCATTGTTATTAGAATACCTAAAGTTTGCATTTGGTATTCACCACAATGACGAACAAGGCGGCCTGCGCACATTAGGTAATAAGCTTACTGCAGCGCAAATTGATGATGTACGCGCACGTTACCAACTTGCAAAAGCGCGCCTTGAAGCACTTGGTTTAGCTGAATAA
- a CDS encoding GNAT family N-acetyltransferase, whose translation MIRHACKDDCLQLAALSIKVWLDTYAVEGIKREYAQYALATFTESYFSSLLDSPDYNLLVIEKDQVIQGYALLNMNSHYQSANNGFELEKLYIDTRFKGQGLGKQLLTAVEHEFGNVYWLYTWVENESNGFYLHLGFRKIGQLNFEFAGTQIENNVYQSALF comes from the coding sequence ATGATTCGACATGCATGCAAGGATGATTGCTTACAATTAGCCGCCCTTTCAATAAAAGTGTGGCTCGACACCTATGCCGTTGAAGGCATAAAGCGCGAATACGCGCAGTATGCCCTTGCTACATTTACTGAAAGCTATTTTAGTTCGTTACTTGATTCGCCAGATTACAACTTATTAGTGATTGAAAAAGACCAAGTAATACAAGGCTATGCACTTCTTAATATGAACTCTCACTATCAATCGGCAAATAATGGTTTTGAGCTTGAAAAACTGTATATCGATACTCGATTTAAAGGCCAAGGTTTAGGTAAACAACTTTTAACCGCGGTAGAACACGAATTTGGTAACGTGTATTGGCTGTACACTTGGGTTGAAAACGAGTCTAACGGGTTTTATTTACATTTAGGGTTTCGCAAAATTGGCCAACTCAATTTTGAATTTGCTGGCACACAAATCGAAAATAACGTTTATCAATCAGCGCTTTTCTAA
- a CDS encoding DUF4274 domain-containing protein — MNLSSEQMERVNSFIDDEWVDESESRTESNLNELLDSVESPYEFDLMLREFNWGCGIAGIDAIIMHPKTDPATKLRAFWMAGPGYFCRYEREADIDEYELSQWHAIKFLQKHALSGLIQKSQIHFDPANDEEGYDWTTQFKTEELKLPKQGKQSFYQIPNELYQAI; from the coding sequence GTGAATTTAAGTTCTGAACAAATGGAAAGAGTAAATTCTTTTATTGATGATGAATGGGTAGATGAGAGTGAATCCAGAACAGAGTCAAATTTAAATGAATTACTTGATAGCGTTGAATCACCTTATGAATTTGATTTAATGCTACGAGAATTTAATTGGGGCTGCGGAATTGCTGGCATAGATGCAATTATTATGCACCCTAAAACTGATCCCGCTACAAAATTGAGAGCCTTTTGGATGGCAGGGCCTGGATATTTCTGCCGATATGAACGGGAAGCAGATATTGATGAGTATGAACTAAGCCAATGGCATGCAATTAAATTTTTACAAAAGCATGCGCTTTCTGGGTTAATTCAAAAATCTCAAATACATTTTGACCCTGCAAATGACGAAGAGGGTTATGATTGGACTACGCAGTTTAAAACTGAGGAATTAAAACTTCCAAAGCAAGGTAAGCAATCTTTTTATCAAATACCGAACGAATTATATCAAGCGATATAA